A window of Corallococcus macrosporus DSM 14697 contains these coding sequences:
- the tnpC gene encoding IS66 family transposase, with protein MGVDSAVVSGYKAAVSTHESPISAQARIAELEALLSAERQRAAQLERERDVLKASHERLRLELELLKRRLFMAKAERVDTQQLELEFAQKLRALEEVAGTLGMASAEASGGAGAKQKSKPKGRRDLKSLPLEERRVVIADPLFDELVAQGKAEKIGFEESCKLAWQRGGMRRLVIARVKYRTVGADGEATLASAMAPKEVFFRCLAAPSLLAHLATEKYCDGLPLFRMEKRLARDGVAVDRGTMARWLEDMGATLGTTVVAAMREEALATAFCIATDATGVAVQPAPAEGPRQACRRGHYFVQVVDRDAVFFEYTPKETSAAVLELFKGFKGYVQADAKSVYNALFRPAEDAPADGEEGVCQEVACWAHCRRGFWEAATAKDVIAREGLARISRLFQLEATWRDKPPEEIHRLRHAHLRAHVDAFFVWAQEEYEKVREQRGLLRRALGYAVRQREALRCFLDDGRLLLENNRSERELRRIAVGRKAWLFVGSDDHAERAGHLFTLIATARLHGLEPETYLRDILRVLAHWPHQRYLELAPKYWAATRARLLPSELDAEVGELTVPAPVAASPEEQSSPR; from the coding sequence GTGGGTGTCGACAGCGCGGTGGTGAGTGGTTACAAGGCCGCGGTGTCCACGCACGAGTCTCCCATTTCCGCGCAGGCGCGCATCGCCGAGCTCGAGGCGCTGTTGAGCGCCGAGAGGCAGCGCGCCGCGCAGTTGGAGAGGGAGCGGGACGTGCTGAAAGCCTCGCACGAGAGGCTGCGGCTGGAGTTGGAGTTACTCAAGCGCCGCCTCTTCATGGCCAAGGCGGAGCGGGTGGACACCCAGCAGTTGGAGTTGGAATTCGCCCAGAAGCTGCGCGCCCTGGAAGAGGTGGCCGGCACACTGGGCATGGCCTCGGCGGAGGCGTCAGGCGGCGCGGGGGCGAAGCAGAAGTCCAAGCCCAAGGGCCGGCGGGACTTGAAGAGTCTGCCGCTGGAAGAGAGGCGGGTGGTGATTGCGGACCCTCTCTTCGACGAGCTGGTGGCCCAGGGGAAGGCGGAGAAAATCGGCTTCGAGGAGAGCTGCAAGCTGGCCTGGCAGCGCGGCGGTATGCGGCGCCTCGTCATCGCCCGGGTGAAGTACCGCACGGTGGGGGCCGACGGGGAGGCCACGCTGGCCTCGGCCATGGCGCCCAAGGAAGTCTTCTTCCGCTGCCTGGCGGCGCCCTCGCTGCTGGCCCACCTGGCCACCGAGAAGTACTGCGACGGGCTGCCGTTGTTCCGCATGGAGAAGCGCCTGGCCCGCGACGGCGTGGCGGTGGACAGGGGGACGATGGCGCGGTGGCTGGAGGACATGGGCGCCACCCTGGGCACCACCGTGGTGGCCGCCATGCGCGAGGAGGCGCTGGCCACCGCCTTCTGCATCGCCACCGACGCCACGGGCGTGGCGGTGCAGCCGGCCCCCGCCGAGGGGCCTCGCCAGGCGTGCCGACGCGGCCACTACTTCGTCCAGGTAGTCGACAGGGACGCCGTCTTCTTCGAGTACACGCCGAAGGAGACGAGCGCCGCGGTGCTGGAGCTCTTCAAGGGCTTCAAGGGCTACGTGCAGGCCGACGCCAAGAGCGTCTACAACGCCCTCTTCCGTCCCGCCGAGGACGCGCCCGCTGACGGCGAGGAGGGGGTGTGTCAGGAGGTGGCGTGCTGGGCGCACTGCCGCCGGGGCTTCTGGGAGGCGGCGACGGCCAAGGACGTCATCGCCAGGGAGGGGCTGGCGCGCATCAGTCGCCTCTTCCAGTTGGAAGCGACATGGAGGGACAAGCCCCCGGAGGAGATTCACCGGCTGAGGCATGCCCACCTGCGTGCGCACGTGGACGCCTTCTTCGTCTGGGCCCAGGAGGAGTACGAGAAGGTGCGGGAGCAGCGCGGCCTCTTGCGCCGGGCCCTCGGTTACGCCGTGCGCCAGCGCGAGGCGCTGCGCTGCTTCCTCGACGACGGACGGCTGCTGCTTGAGAACAACCGCTCCGAGAGAGAATTGAGAAGGATTGCCGTCGGACGCAAGGCCTGGCTCTTCGTCGGGAGCGATGACCATGCCGAGCGCGCCGGCCACCTCTTCACCCTCATCGCCACCGCGCGACTGCACGGACTCGAGCCCGAGACCTACCTGCGCGACATCCTGCGCGTGCTGGCCCACTGGCCCCACCAGCGCTACCTCGAGCTCGCTCCCAAGTACTGGGCCGCTACGCGCGCTCGCCTCCTCCCCTCCGAACTCGACGCCGAGGTGGGCGAACTCACCGTCCCGGCGCCGGTTGCGGCCTCGCCCGAAGAGCAGTCGTCGCCGCGCTGA
- the tnpB gene encoding IS66 family insertion sequence element accessory protein TnpB (TnpB, as the term is used for proteins encoded by IS66 family insertion elements, is considered an accessory protein, since TnpC, encoded by a neighboring gene, is a DDE family transposase.) — MIPHGVEIFLGLEPIDLRWGFERLSGLVEERLGRKPRSGALFVFFGKRRTALKVLFYDGTGLCLFYKRLDTGCFQVPRGLEEGATSLAVEEHVLEELLDGLRVEAPRRGPRPH, encoded by the coding sequence TCTTCCTGGGCCTGGAGCCGATTGACTTGCGCTGGGGCTTCGAGCGGCTGTCTGGGTTGGTGGAGGAGAGGCTGGGACGCAAGCCTCGCAGCGGCGCCCTCTTCGTCTTCTTCGGCAAGCGGCGCACGGCGCTGAAGGTACTCTTCTACGACGGCACGGGGCTGTGCCTCTTCTACAAGCGGCTGGACACCGGCTGCTTCCAGGTGCCGCGAGGGTTGGAGGAAGGCGCTACCAGCCTGGCGGTGGAGGAGCACGTGCTGGAGGAGTTGCTGGACGGGCTGCGCGTGGAGGCGCCCAGGCGGGGCCCTCGCCCACATTGA
- a CDS encoding AAA family ATPase — MLPQAGFRLTYCHNATLGRRDFYRQLCLALGLTPSATAAAVFYAVSSHVEELGRERVHPVFLLDEAHLLHQDVLDHLHILLNYQWDSKALLSLILVGLPELDSRLAMRRNRSLASRLARRLTIDALHPDCCRAPLLMVR, encoded by the coding sequence GTGCTACCCCAGGCGGGCTTCCGCCTCACCTACTGTCATAACGCCACGCTGGGCCGCCGCGACTTCTACCGCCAGCTGTGTCTCGCCCTCGGCCTCACGCCGTCCGCCACCGCCGCCGCTGTCTTCTACGCCGTCTCCAGCCACGTGGAGGAACTCGGTCGCGAGCGCGTCCACCCCGTCTTCCTCCTCGACGAGGCGCACCTGCTCCACCAGGACGTGCTCGACCACCTCCACATCCTCCTGAACTACCAGTGGGACTCGAAGGCGCTCCTCTCCCTCATCCTCGTCGGCCTGCCCGAGCTCGACTCGCGGCTCGCGATGCGCCGTAACCGCAGCCTCGCCTCCCGACTCGCACGCCGGCTCACCATCGACGCGCTTCATCCCGATTGTTGCCGCGCACCTTTGTTGATGGTCCGGTGA